The Trichomycterus rosablanca isolate fTriRos1 chromosome 22, fTriRos1.hap1, whole genome shotgun sequence genome has a window encoding:
- the arhgdig gene encoding rho GDP-dissociation inhibitor 3 isoform X1 → MLGLDVCEFGGQFLELLWLTVCYRGLMADKENTIPVGEEEDEHDLNYQPPAQKSLQEIQDLDKDDESLNKYKQTLLGSGPVVLDPTVPNVQVTRLTLMCDQAPGPITMDLTGDLEALKKQNFTMKEGVDYRVKIHFKVNRDIVSGLKYLHLTYRKGIRVDKAVYMVGSYGPRVEEHEFLTPVEEAPKGMIVRGTYHIKSFFTDDDKTDHLSWEWNLQIKKDWDSTE, encoded by the exons ATGTTGGGCTTGGACGTCTGCGAGTTTGGTGGACAGTTTCTTGAACTGCTCTGGCTAACAGTTTGCTACAGAG GCCTCATGGCAGATAAAGAGAACACAATTCCTGTGGGTGAGGAGGAGGATGAGCATGATCTGAATTACCAGCCTCCTGCTCAGAAGAGCCTGCAGGAGATCCAAGACCTTGATAAGGACGATGAAAGCTTAAACAAGTACAAGCAGACCCTGCTGGGATCGGGTCCTGTGGTGTTAG ATCCGACTGTCCCTAATGTTCAGGTGACAAGACTGACCCTGATGTGTGATCAAGCACCTGGGCCAATCACTATGGATTTAACTG GTGACCTTGAGGCTTTGAAGAAGCAGAACTTCACCATGAAAGAAGGCGTGGATTACAGAGTGAAGATCCATTTTAAG GTCAACAGGGATATTGTGTCTGGGCTAAAGTACCTGCATCTGACCTACCGAAAAGGCATTCGAG TGGATAAAGCTGTGTACATGGTGGGCAGCTATGGGCCAAGGGTGGAGGAGCATGAGTTCCTCACTCCGGTGGAGGAAGCTCCCAAGGGCATGATTGTGCGAGGGACCTACCACATCAAGTCCTTCTTCACTGATGACGACAAGACGGATCACCTGTCCTGGGAATGGAACCTGCAGATCAAGAAGGATTGGGACAGCACCGAGTAA
- the arhgdig gene encoding rho GDP-dissociation inhibitor 3 isoform X2, with translation MADKENTIPVGEEEDEHDLNYQPPAQKSLQEIQDLDKDDESLNKYKQTLLGSGPVVLDPTVPNVQVTRLTLMCDQAPGPITMDLTGDLEALKKQNFTMKEGVDYRVKIHFKVNRDIVSGLKYLHLTYRKGIRVDKAVYMVGSYGPRVEEHEFLTPVEEAPKGMIVRGTYHIKSFFTDDDKTDHLSWEWNLQIKKDWDSTE, from the exons ATGGCAGATAAAGAGAACACAATTCCTGTGGGTGAGGAGGAGGATGAGCATGATCTGAATTACCAGCCTCCTGCTCAGAAGAGCCTGCAGGAGATCCAAGACCTTGATAAGGACGATGAAAGCTTAAACAAGTACAAGCAGACCCTGCTGGGATCGGGTCCTGTGGTGTTAG ATCCGACTGTCCCTAATGTTCAGGTGACAAGACTGACCCTGATGTGTGATCAAGCACCTGGGCCAATCACTATGGATTTAACTG GTGACCTTGAGGCTTTGAAGAAGCAGAACTTCACCATGAAAGAAGGCGTGGATTACAGAGTGAAGATCCATTTTAAG GTCAACAGGGATATTGTGTCTGGGCTAAAGTACCTGCATCTGACCTACCGAAAAGGCATTCGAG TGGATAAAGCTGTGTACATGGTGGGCAGCTATGGGCCAAGGGTGGAGGAGCATGAGTTCCTCACTCCGGTGGAGGAAGCTCCCAAGGGCATGATTGTGCGAGGGACCTACCACATCAAGTCCTTCTTCACTGATGACGACAAGACGGATCACCTGTCCTGGGAATGGAACCTGCAGATCAAGAAGGATTGGGACAGCACCGAGTAA